One Mycolicibacterium pulveris genomic region harbors:
- a CDS encoding aromatic ring-hydroxylating oxygenase subunit alpha, with protein sequence MTQVLRPGEWLDPNSGKGLGLDDITPGTFNMNISTDRYTSREYAAVERDRIWMRVWQVAGRVDELPKAGDWKRYQLLDQSYIIVRGKDEKLRGFVNACRHRGNILCNTNTGNAKRGFLCQYHLWSYDLEGKLRGVLREDLAGQVDKSDNSLLEVSVDTFGGFIFINPDPNAAPLRDYLGDEVIELLEPYHLDQMTTVMDVREAIDCNWKVVMDAFEEGYHINGIHPQLLAVLNIDPATTRYQFFENHSVAVAPFEVRGAGAQKQVDGIMALPETFPGTAAVIPRFQELVAPYQGADGEVEFPEGVTARGLLQQATRDTLTGMGLDVSGLTDAQMSDNQGWVLFPNFFMTVRAGECHIIMAVPHPDGDPNRCIWHVSSHMFLPAEHRDAFRAELIEVDEPGSYKYFEALHQDYVQMPRQQKGLRNNRLDHMSLVKEEVVIGHFHTVVDRYMTTATS encoded by the coding sequence ATGACACAGGTGCTTCGCCCCGGAGAATGGCTTGACCCGAATTCGGGGAAGGGCCTTGGCCTGGACGACATCACGCCCGGCACGTTCAACATGAACATTTCGACGGATCGCTACACCTCCCGGGAGTACGCCGCAGTCGAGCGCGATCGCATCTGGATGCGGGTGTGGCAGGTCGCCGGGCGCGTCGATGAGCTGCCGAAGGCCGGGGACTGGAAGCGTTACCAACTCCTCGACCAGTCCTACATCATCGTCCGCGGCAAGGACGAGAAACTGCGAGGCTTTGTCAACGCGTGCCGCCACCGCGGAAACATCCTGTGCAACACCAACACTGGTAACGCCAAACGCGGATTCCTGTGCCAATACCATCTCTGGTCCTATGACCTGGAGGGCAAACTGCGCGGTGTCTTGCGGGAGGACCTCGCCGGCCAAGTCGACAAGAGCGACAACTCGCTGCTGGAGGTGTCGGTCGACACGTTTGGCGGTTTCATCTTCATCAACCCGGACCCGAATGCCGCACCACTGCGGGACTATCTGGGCGACGAGGTGATCGAACTCCTCGAGCCCTACCACCTCGACCAGATGACCACCGTGATGGACGTTCGCGAGGCCATCGACTGCAACTGGAAGGTCGTCATGGACGCCTTCGAGGAGGGCTACCACATCAACGGAATCCACCCCCAGTTGCTCGCGGTCCTCAACATCGATCCGGCAACGACCCGCTACCAATTCTTCGAGAACCACAGCGTCGCGGTGGCTCCGTTCGAGGTGCGGGGCGCCGGGGCGCAAAAGCAGGTTGACGGCATCATGGCGCTGCCCGAGACGTTCCCCGGCACCGCGGCGGTGATCCCGCGGTTCCAGGAACTCGTCGCTCCCTATCAGGGGGCGGACGGTGAGGTGGAATTCCCCGAAGGCGTGACCGCGCGGGGACTGCTTCAGCAGGCCACCCGCGACACCCTCACCGGCATGGGCCTCGACGTCAGCGGGCTCACCGACGCCCAGATGAGCGACAACCAGGGCTGGGTGCTGTTCCCGAACTTCTTCATGACGGTCCGGGCCGGCGAATGCCACATCATCATGGCGGTGCCGCATCCCGACGGTGACCCCAACCGCTGCATCTGGCACGTCAGCAGCCACATGTTCTTGCCTGCCGAGCACCGAGACGCGTTCCGCGCCGAGCTCATCGAGGTCGACGAACCCGGCAGCTACAAGTACTTCGAGGCGCTGCACCAGGACTACGTCCAGATGCCGCGTCAGCAGAAGGGCTTGCGCAACAACCGACTCGACCACATGTCCTTGGTGAAAGAGGAAGTCGTGATCGGACACTTCCACACCGTCGTCGACCGGTACATGACGACAGCCACATCCTGA
- a CDS encoding phosphotransferase, whose amino-acid sequence MSRVAPIVGLASHLGRGVQRIATDAVVGRIRSIPRTVGDLDAAALTRIMGRRVTSVSVLGGDAGTSSRARLALTGDNVPASVFVKMSAETAATRLMGELGRLADTETRFYRELSTRLRGVPRSYGSAFDTLTGRFVLVLEDLPADECQFPDTLHPLPRDQAGLIVELLAQLHATFWGRVPAWAYTASGDSAALLTGPLLKTSSRRIAERTDIPVDRGRFIDANYRAVARLIDRPPHTVMHGDAHPGNVYFRNGQAGLLDWQAVRRGHPGRELAYTLVTSMTPADRRAEQRDLLDVYRQALAAHGGPQLDRDELWHRYRQGALYAYVAALITAGMGGMQAEDIALEGLRRGVAALEDLDTVALLAQSL is encoded by the coding sequence GTGAGTCGGGTTGCGCCGATCGTCGGCTTGGCGTCGCATCTGGGGCGCGGTGTTCAACGTATCGCCACCGACGCCGTCGTCGGCCGGATCCGGTCGATTCCGCGCACGGTCGGCGATCTCGACGCGGCGGCGCTGACCCGAATCATGGGCCGCAGGGTCACCTCGGTGTCGGTGCTCGGCGGTGACGCGGGCACGTCGTCAAGGGCGCGGCTCGCGCTGACCGGAGACAACGTCCCGGCTTCGGTGTTCGTCAAGATGTCGGCCGAAACGGCCGCGACCCGCCTGATGGGTGAGCTGGGCAGGCTCGCCGACACCGAAACCCGCTTCTACCGTGAGCTTTCCACGCGGCTACGCGGTGTTCCCCGCTCGTACGGTTCCGCGTTCGACACGTTGACCGGGCGCTTCGTGCTCGTGCTCGAGGACCTGCCCGCCGACGAGTGCCAGTTCCCTGACACGCTGCATCCGTTGCCCCGCGATCAGGCCGGGCTCATCGTCGAACTGCTGGCCCAGCTGCACGCAACGTTCTGGGGGCGGGTTCCGGCGTGGGCGTACACCGCCTCGGGCGACAGCGCCGCGCTGCTCACCGGCCCGCTGCTCAAGACGTCGTCGCGCCGGATCGCCGAGCGCACCGACATTCCCGTCGACCGCGGCCGGTTCATCGACGCCAACTACCGCGCGGTGGCCCGGCTGATCGACCGGCCGCCGCACACCGTCATGCACGGCGACGCCCATCCCGGCAACGTCTACTTCCGCAACGGCCAGGCGGGGCTGCTGGACTGGCAGGCCGTGCGGCGTGGCCACCCCGGGCGCGAACTCGCCTACACCCTGGTCACCAGCATGACCCCGGCCGATCGCCGCGCCGAGCAACGCGACCTGCTCGACGTCTACCGGCAGGCGCTGGCCGCTCACGGCGGACCGCAGCTCGATCGCGACGAGTTGTGGCACCGCTACCGGCAGGGCGCCCTCTACGCCTACGTCGCGGCGCTGATCACCGCGGGCATGGGCGGTATGCAGGCCGAAGACATCGCGTTGGAGGGCTTGCGCCGCGGGGTGGCCGCGCTGGAAGATCTCGACACCGTCGCGCTTTTGGCGCAGTCGCTGTGA
- the rlmN gene encoding 23S rRNA (adenine(2503)-C(2))-methyltransferase RlmN, translating into MSASLPLVFDPPRRAMPPRHFADLDESDRAAAVTELGLPAFRAKQLANQYYGRLIADPRQMTDLPAAVRDKVAEALFPALLDAVREIETDAGQTRKMLWRAVDGTTFESVLMRYQQRNTVCISSQAGCGMACPFCATGQGGLQRNLSAAEILEQVRAAAVELRDRDGEGIASAARGGRLSNIVFMGMGEPLANYNRVLAAVRRIIGPAPNGFGISARSVTVSTVGLAPAIRKLADERLGVTLALSLHAPDDELRDTLVPVNNRWKVSEALDAARYYAEVTGRRVSIEYALIRDVNDQPWRADLLGKRLHGALGPLAHVNVIPLNPTPGSEWDASPKPAEREFVRRVRERGVSCTVRDTRGREIAAACGQLAAQS; encoded by the coding sequence ATGTCTGCCTCCCTACCGCTGGTTTTCGATCCGCCGCGCCGCGCCATGCCGCCGCGGCATTTCGCCGACCTCGACGAGAGTGACCGGGCGGCGGCGGTCACCGAACTCGGGCTTCCGGCTTTTCGGGCCAAGCAGCTGGCCAACCAGTACTACGGCAGGTTGATCGCCGATCCGCGGCAGATGACCGACCTGCCGGCCGCGGTGCGGGACAAGGTCGCAGAGGCGTTGTTCCCGGCGCTGCTCGACGCGGTGCGCGAGATCGAAACCGATGCGGGCCAGACGCGCAAGATGCTGTGGCGCGCGGTGGACGGCACCACGTTCGAGTCGGTGCTGATGCGCTACCAGCAGCGCAACACGGTCTGCATATCGTCACAGGCGGGCTGCGGAATGGCCTGCCCGTTCTGTGCGACCGGCCAGGGTGGGCTCCAGCGCAACCTGTCGGCCGCCGAGATCCTCGAGCAGGTGCGCGCCGCTGCGGTCGAGTTGCGTGACCGCGACGGGGAGGGAATCGCGTCTGCGGCCCGAGGGGGGCGGCTGTCCAACATCGTGTTCATGGGCATGGGGGAGCCGCTGGCCAACTACAACCGGGTGCTCGCAGCAGTGCGACGGATCATCGGGCCCGCTCCCAACGGGTTCGGCATCTCGGCCCGATCGGTCACGGTGTCAACGGTCGGGTTGGCCCCGGCGATCCGCAAGCTCGCCGACGAAAGGCTCGGCGTCACACTGGCGTTGTCGCTACACGCCCCCGACGACGAACTGCGCGACACGCTCGTACCGGTGAACAACCGCTGGAAGGTGTCCGAGGCGCTCGACGCCGCGCGGTACTACGCCGAGGTGACGGGTCGCCGGGTGTCGATCGAGTATGCGTTGATCCGCGACGTCAACGATCAGCCCTGGCGCGCCGACCTTTTGGGCAAGCGGTTGCATGGTGCACTGGGTCCGCTGGCGCATGTCAACGTCATCCCGCTGAACCCGACGCCCGGCAGTGAGTGGGACGCCAGCCCCAAGCCCGCCGAGCGCGAGTTCGTTCGGCGGGTGCGCGAGCGGGGCGTCTCGTGCACGGTGCGCGACACTCGCGGGCGCGAAATCGCCGCCGCGTGTGGGCAGTTGGCCGCGCAGAGTTGA
- a CDS encoding TetR/AcrR family transcriptional regulator, with translation MPERWTRERRLEHTRNLLLDAAEEVFARKGLTGAALEDIAEVAGYTRGAIYSHFGAKEELFLAVVDRQRQRFLDGFNETIQSFGRLDELSVDELAERWREVGNDPNRAALNYELTLYLLRNPQARERLDSQRHETIRSLGEFIGKNVARLGATLTMPADTLAQLILAVNDGVTLGSHLDGSDLYRPYLQLIVSSLVPAGD, from the coding sequence ATGCCGGAGCGGTGGACCAGAGAGCGACGTCTCGAACACACCCGTAACCTGCTGCTCGACGCGGCCGAGGAAGTGTTCGCGCGCAAGGGTCTGACCGGAGCGGCCCTGGAGGACATCGCGGAAGTGGCCGGCTACACCCGCGGGGCGATCTATTCGCACTTCGGCGCCAAGGAAGAGTTGTTCCTGGCCGTCGTCGATCGCCAGCGGCAGCGCTTCCTCGACGGCTTCAACGAGACCATCCAGTCCTTCGGGCGCCTGGACGAGCTCAGCGTCGACGAACTCGCCGAGCGATGGCGCGAAGTCGGCAACGACCCGAATCGGGCCGCGCTCAACTACGAACTCACGCTCTATCTGTTACGCAATCCGCAGGCGCGCGAGCGACTCGATTCTCAACGGCACGAGACCATCCGGTCGCTCGGCGAATTCATCGGCAAGAACGTCGCACGATTGGGCGCAACACTGACGATGCCGGCCGACACGTTGGCCCAATTGATCCTCGCGGTCAACGACGGCGTCACCCTCGGTAGCCATCTCGACGGGTCCGACCTGTACCGACCCTATCTGCAACTGATCGTCTCGAGCCTCGTGCCGGCGGGCGACTGA
- a CDS encoding carboxymuconolactone decarboxylase family protein — protein MTHSTQPLLAPLTAEEWGDDEYAAFGALLGLPGEKVPRAGSGHATDPLNFDIIGLLARHPKMARRFLTFNGWLLQRGELPLRLRELAILRVAYTRRSEFFWAEHTKVATEGGMPPEDIARLAHGNDEFTGADRLVLEATDELLARGRADPPTWQRLTDELGTHQAMELIFVVGTYAMLAMAFQTWGLMPPPGGAPLPDD, from the coding sequence ATGACCCACAGCACCCAGCCCCTCCTCGCACCATTGACGGCCGAGGAATGGGGAGACGACGAGTACGCCGCTTTCGGGGCGCTACTGGGCCTGCCCGGCGAGAAAGTGCCCCGCGCCGGTTCGGGGCATGCCACCGATCCCCTCAACTTCGACATCATCGGCCTGCTCGCTCGCCACCCGAAGATGGCCCGCCGCTTCCTGACCTTCAACGGCTGGTTGTTGCAACGCGGCGAATTGCCCTTGCGGCTGCGCGAACTGGCGATCCTGCGCGTCGCGTACACCCGCCGGTCCGAATTCTTCTGGGCCGAGCACACCAAGGTCGCCACCGAAGGTGGGATGCCGCCCGAAGACATCGCTCGCCTGGCCCACGGCAACGACGAATTCACCGGGGCCGACCGGCTGGTGCTCGAGGCCACCGACGAGTTACTGGCCCGCGGCCGTGCCGATCCTCCGACGTGGCAACGCCTCACCGACGAACTCGGTACCCACCAGGCGATGGAACTCATCTTCGTCGTCGGCACCTACGCGATGTTGGCAATGGCCTTTCAGACCTGGGGATTGATGCCGCCGCCCGGCGGTGCTCCGTTGCCCGACGATTGA
- a CDS encoding SDR family NAD(P)-dependent oxidoreductase, translating to MPFENTTAIVTGGAAGLGLAISEALAARGTKVAIFDIAAEQIETQVDRLRADGAKVAGYVVDVSDRSAVEAAVAQVRADLGPVLILINNAGIEQFGKFAEITDEQWDRVMAVNLRGPFICTQVVLPDMIDAHWGRIVNISSSSAQGGQSRMAAYVSSKAGVIGFTKSLALELGPKGITVNTIPPGMVVTPMLKKAIEEGRFTASLEHFAKITPVRRAGRPEDIANAAIFLCQDESDYITGQVIPVNGGRRT from the coding sequence ATGCCGTTTGAAAACACCACCGCGATCGTGACGGGCGGTGCCGCAGGCCTGGGGCTGGCCATCAGCGAGGCACTCGCGGCGCGGGGCACCAAGGTCGCGATCTTCGACATCGCCGCGGAGCAAATCGAAACGCAGGTCGACCGGTTGCGCGCCGACGGCGCGAAGGTCGCCGGCTACGTCGTCGATGTGTCCGACCGCAGTGCGGTGGAGGCTGCCGTCGCACAGGTGCGGGCGGACCTGGGCCCGGTACTGATCCTGATCAACAACGCCGGCATCGAGCAGTTCGGCAAGTTCGCCGAGATCACCGACGAGCAGTGGGACCGTGTCATGGCGGTCAACCTGCGCGGCCCGTTCATCTGCACACAGGTGGTGCTCCCCGACATGATCGACGCGCACTGGGGCCGCATCGTCAACATTTCGTCGTCGAGCGCTCAGGGCGGGCAGTCGCGCATGGCCGCCTACGTCAGTTCCAAGGCGGGGGTCATCGGGTTCACCAAGAGCCTCGCGCTCGAACTGGGACCAAAAGGCATCACGGTCAATACGATTCCGCCCGGCATGGTGGTGACTCCCATGCTGAAGAAGGCCATCGAGGAAGGACGTTTCACCGCCTCACTGGAGCACTTCGCCAAGATCACCCCGGTGCGCCGAGCGGGCCGGCCCGAGGACATCGCCAACGCCGCCATCTTCCTGTGCCAGGACGAATCCGACTACATCACCGGTCAGGTCATACCCGTCAACGGAGGACGCCGGACATGA
- a CDS encoding TetR/AcrR family transcriptional regulator, with product MRDPLPDASGEDEDTSTRHRILAATAEVLGRSGQTKLSLSEVALQAGVSRPTLYRWFASKSELLDAFGAYERDLFDNGVSKATAGLRGTERLDAALQFIVDYQRSYSGVRLVDIEPEVVIPQLSKIIPLMRARLERLLSGPNKAVKAATAIRVAVSHYIVRSDDDDQFLAQLRHAVGIKPQG from the coding sequence GTGAGAGACCCACTACCCGACGCATCCGGCGAGGACGAGGACACCTCGACGCGGCACCGCATACTGGCCGCCACCGCAGAAGTGCTGGGCCGCAGTGGTCAGACGAAGCTGAGCCTCTCGGAGGTGGCGTTGCAGGCCGGCGTGTCGCGGCCGACGCTGTACCGCTGGTTCGCCTCCAAGTCCGAACTGCTCGACGCGTTCGGGGCCTACGAGCGCGACCTGTTCGACAACGGCGTCAGCAAGGCCACGGCCGGGCTGCGCGGCACCGAAAGACTCGACGCCGCGCTGCAGTTCATCGTCGACTACCAGCGCTCCTACTCCGGGGTGCGGTTGGTCGACATCGAACCCGAAGTGGTCATTCCGCAGCTGTCGAAGATCATTCCGTTGATGCGGGCGCGGCTGGAGCGGCTGCTGAGCGGTCCCAACAAAGCCGTCAAGGCGGCCACCGCGATTCGGGTCGCGGTCTCGCACTACATCGTCCGCAGCGACGACGATGATCAGTTCCTTGCGCAGCTGCGGCACGCCGTCGGGATCAAGCCACAGGGCTGA
- a CDS encoding aldehyde dehydrogenase family protein → MTEVQTETGVLAGEERMLIAGELQFTSSGAKFDVVHPASEEVAGQATDGTVEDMARAVGAARRAFDESDWSRDLEFRYHCLTQLHEALERNKERLRRILITEVGCPVSVTASQIESPIEEVKHWTEHGKNFTYLVDNGVHETPLGPARRKIHYEPVGVVGAITPWNVPLYLNIAETVPALMAGNTVVLKPAQLTPWSGSEYGRIVAEETDIPAGVFNVVVSNANEVGAALSADPRVDMITFTGSTATGRAILAAGAPTVKKTLLELGGKSAHIVLDDADFNAALPLAAMMACVMSGQSCILPSRILLPRSRYDEGIQILKTTMEGFPVGDPWTPGNMQGPQISETQREKVLGLIKSGIDSGARLVTGGGIPENLPTGYYTQPTLLADVDPNSQVAQEEIFGPVLTVTPYDTDDEAIAIANNSIYGLSGEVSSADVDRAFGVACRMRTGNVTINGKSHFGINSPFGGTKQSGLGYRNGEEGYKEYLEAKTIGMPD, encoded by the coding sequence ATGACCGAGGTGCAGACTGAGACCGGCGTGCTGGCCGGCGAAGAGCGGATGTTGATCGCTGGCGAACTGCAGTTCACCAGCAGCGGCGCGAAATTCGACGTCGTACACCCGGCCAGCGAGGAGGTCGCGGGCCAGGCCACCGACGGGACCGTCGAGGACATGGCACGCGCTGTCGGCGCGGCACGGCGAGCGTTCGACGAGAGCGACTGGTCACGCGATCTCGAGTTCCGCTACCACTGTCTGACCCAGCTGCACGAGGCGCTCGAGCGCAACAAGGAGCGGCTTCGGCGGATCCTCATCACCGAGGTCGGGTGTCCGGTCTCGGTGACCGCCAGCCAGATCGAAAGCCCGATCGAGGAGGTCAAGCACTGGACCGAGCACGGCAAGAACTTCACCTACCTCGTCGACAACGGTGTGCACGAGACTCCGCTCGGTCCCGCGCGGCGCAAGATCCACTACGAACCCGTCGGCGTGGTGGGCGCGATCACGCCATGGAACGTGCCGCTCTATCTGAACATCGCCGAGACCGTGCCCGCGCTGATGGCCGGTAACACCGTCGTCCTCAAGCCCGCCCAGCTGACCCCGTGGTCGGGCAGCGAGTACGGCCGCATCGTCGCCGAGGAGACCGACATCCCGGCCGGGGTGTTCAACGTGGTGGTGTCCAACGCCAACGAGGTCGGGGCGGCGTTGTCGGCCGATCCACGCGTCGACATGATCACGTTCACCGGATCGACGGCCACCGGACGGGCGATCCTGGCCGCCGGTGCGCCGACGGTGAAAAAGACGCTGCTCGAGTTGGGTGGCAAGTCCGCCCACATCGTGCTCGACGACGCCGATTTCAACGCCGCGCTGCCGTTGGCGGCGATGATGGCGTGCGTGATGTCCGGCCAGAGCTGCATCCTGCCGAGCCGGATCCTGTTGCCGCGCAGCCGCTACGACGAGGGTATCCAGATCCTCAAGACGACGATGGAGGGCTTCCCGGTCGGCGACCCGTGGACGCCCGGCAACATGCAGGGCCCGCAGATCAGCGAGACTCAGCGCGAGAAGGTGCTGGGCTTGATCAAGAGCGGCATCGACTCGGGTGCGCGGTTGGTCACCGGCGGTGGTATCCCGGAGAATTTGCCGACCGGCTACTACACGCAGCCGACCTTGCTGGCCGACGTCGACCCCAATTCCCAGGTGGCCCAGGAGGAAATCTTCGGCCCGGTCCTGACCGTCACCCCGTACGACACCGACGACGAGGCGATCGCCATCGCGAACAACTCGATCTACGGGCTGTCCGGTGAGGTCAGTAGTGCCGACGTGGATCGCGCATTCGGCGTGGCCTGCCGCATGCGCACGGGCAACGTCACGATCAACGGCAAGAGCCACTTCGGCATCAACAGCCCGTTCGGTGGCACCAAGCAGAGCGGCCTGGGCTACCGCAACGGCGAAGAGGGATACAAGGAGTACCTCGAGGCCAAGACCATCGGCATGCCCGACTGA
- a CDS encoding phosphatidate cytidylyltransferase, whose protein sequence is MARQRATPVADTEAGPSEPPEKTSRAGRNLPAAIAVGVVLGALAIGVLLFVPIGWLVMLAVAIPVATHEVIRRMRDAGYALPAVPLLIGGQAMIWLTWPWGPAGLLGAYGGTVVAAMVWRLVGQGLRKQPVNYLRDIAATILVATWVPLFAGFSALLIFQEHGGGRVFAVIATVVFGDIGGYVGGVLFGKHLMAPAISPKKSWEGMAGSLLFGTAASVLAVTFLLDKPWWVGLPLGLLLVITGVLGDLVESQVKRDLGIKDMGTLLPGHGGLMDRIDAMLPSAVAGWIVLTLLA, encoded by the coding sequence GTGGCCCGACAGCGAGCGACTCCCGTGGCAGACACCGAAGCCGGCCCAAGCGAGCCGCCCGAAAAGACCTCGCGGGCGGGCCGCAATCTGCCCGCCGCGATCGCGGTCGGTGTCGTCCTCGGTGCGCTGGCCATCGGGGTGTTGCTCTTCGTGCCGATCGGGTGGCTGGTCATGCTCGCGGTGGCGATTCCGGTCGCCACCCACGAAGTCATCCGCCGAATGCGCGACGCCGGGTACGCCCTGCCGGCCGTCCCGCTGTTGATCGGCGGCCAGGCGATGATCTGGTTGACGTGGCCATGGGGTCCGGCCGGCCTGCTGGGTGCCTACGGGGGCACGGTCGTGGCCGCGATGGTGTGGCGGTTGGTCGGCCAGGGACTGCGCAAGCAGCCGGTGAACTATCTGCGTGATATCGCGGCGACGATCCTGGTTGCGACATGGGTGCCGCTGTTCGCCGGGTTCAGTGCGCTGCTGATCTTCCAGGAACACGGCGGCGGGCGGGTGTTCGCCGTCATCGCCACGGTGGTGTTCGGCGATATCGGCGGCTACGTCGGCGGGGTGTTGTTCGGCAAGCACCTGATGGCGCCGGCGATCAGCCCGAAGAAATCGTGGGAGGGGATGGCCGGATCGCTGCTGTTCGGGACCGCCGCATCCGTGCTCGCGGTGACGTTCCTGCTCGACAAGCCGTGGTGGGTCGGCCTTCCGCTGGGCCTGTTGCTGGTGATCACCGGTGTGCTGGGCGATCTGGTCGAGTCGCAGGTCAAGCGTGACCTGGGCATCAAGGACATGGGTACGTTGCTGCCGGGCCACGGCGGCCTCATGGACCGGATCGATGCGATGCTGCCGTCGGCGGTGGCCGGCTGGATCGTGCTGACGCTGTTGGCCTGA
- a CDS encoding CaiB/BaiF CoA transferase family protein, with protein sequence MAGPLQGIRVVELGVWVAGPAAGGILADWGADVVKIEPPTGDPARAFGRMLGIDDDAANPPFEMDNRGKRSVVLDVTTEQGRTTALELLCDADVFITNVRPGALRRMGLDFAAVATSNRRLVYGLITGYGETGPDADRAAYDVAAFWARAGLAHLLTRPGQTPPFQRGGMGDHSAGMTLAAAVCAALVARARTGEGQLVSTSLYRQGAYTVSFDLNTFLLSGHAIAIGQRETMGNPCMNNYAAGDGRRFWIVGLEANRHWPPLCRAVGRPEWLTDPRFATAWSRASHSAELIAELDEIFATRTLDEWADVFAAEPELFWAPINSVEDVVADDQFHAAGGIVYVPEGDSTVPMVASPADFSGTPWAPRSVAPRLGEHTADVLAELRQRRG encoded by the coding sequence ATGGCCGGACCGTTGCAGGGTATCCGGGTCGTCGAACTGGGGGTCTGGGTGGCCGGGCCCGCGGCGGGCGGGATCCTGGCCGACTGGGGCGCCGACGTCGTCAAGATCGAACCCCCGACCGGCGATCCGGCGCGCGCGTTCGGGCGGATGCTGGGCATCGACGACGATGCGGCGAACCCGCCGTTCGAGATGGACAACCGCGGCAAGCGCAGCGTCGTGCTCGACGTGACCACCGAGCAGGGCCGCACCACCGCGCTCGAGTTGCTCTGCGATGCCGACGTTTTCATCACCAACGTCCGTCCAGGCGCGCTGCGCCGGATGGGCCTGGACTTCGCGGCGGTGGCCACGAGCAACCGGCGGCTGGTGTACGGGCTGATCACCGGCTACGGCGAGACGGGTCCCGACGCCGACCGCGCGGCCTACGACGTCGCCGCGTTCTGGGCCCGCGCGGGGCTGGCACACCTGCTGACCCGCCCCGGCCAGACCCCGCCTTTTCAACGCGGCGGGATGGGCGACCACTCGGCGGGGATGACGTTGGCCGCGGCGGTATGCGCGGCGTTGGTGGCGCGGGCCCGCACCGGTGAGGGTCAACTGGTGAGCACCTCCCTGTACCGGCAGGGCGCGTACACGGTCAGCTTCGACCTCAACACATTTCTGCTGAGCGGGCACGCCATCGCGATCGGGCAACGCGAAACGATGGGCAACCCGTGCATGAACAACTACGCCGCCGGCGACGGGCGCCGATTCTGGATCGTCGGCCTGGAGGCGAACCGGCACTGGCCGCCGCTGTGCCGGGCGGTCGGCCGCCCCGAGTGGTTGACCGATCCGCGGTTCGCCACGGCCTGGTCGCGCGCCTCGCACTCCGCCGAGCTCATCGCCGAACTCGACGAGATCTTCGCCACCCGGACCCTCGACGAATGGGCCGACGTCTTTGCCGCCGAGCCCGAGTTGTTCTGGGCGCCGATCAATTCGGTCGAGGACGTGGTGGCCGATGATCAGTTCCACGCCGCGGGCGGCATTGTCTATGTACCTGAAGGCGACTCGACGGTCCCGATGGTCGCCTCGCCCGCCGACTTCTCCGGCACCCCGTGGGCGCCGCGGTCCGTTGCGCCGAGGCTCGGCGAGCACACCGCGGACGTGCTCGCCGAACTTCGGCAGCGGCGCGGCTGA
- a CDS encoding nuclear transport factor 2 family protein, translating to MDVQRLRDELDITALLHRYARAVDTKDWELYRSVFTDEAVIDYSSAGIPAGSRDEITDLFSRTFTAIPWTMHYITNIEAEFDETGDTATVRAMFYNPMQLPGMAEQSSCGGYYFHDLVRTRDGWRSRGLREDNVWFLNRPGSVT from the coding sequence ATGGACGTCCAGCGACTCCGCGACGAACTCGACATCACGGCGCTGCTGCACCGCTACGCTCGCGCGGTCGACACCAAGGACTGGGAGCTGTACCGCTCGGTGTTCACCGACGAGGCGGTGATCGACTACTCGTCGGCGGGTATCCCCGCCGGTTCCCGTGACGAGATCACCGACCTGTTCAGCCGGACATTCACCGCGATCCCGTGGACCATGCACTACATCACCAATATCGAAGCCGAATTCGATGAGACCGGTGACACGGCCACGGTGAGGGCGATGTTCTACAACCCGATGCAGCTGCCGGGCATGGCTGAGCAAAGCTCTTGCGGCGGTTACTATTTCCACGATCTCGTGCGCACCCGGGACGGGTGGCGCAGCCGAGGACTGCGCGAGGACAACGTCTGGTTCCTCAACCGGCCCGGCAGCGTGACCTGA